ACTTTGCCCTTTTCTTTCGGGGGTTGACTCGTTTCCGTTTCTTGACATCGTCTATCATCTCTGTCAGAGTTTTGTTACCATCTCAAAGAACTTTATCTTTATACCCTGTGGTAACGCAGGACACACGGCAGCACCTAACAGGCGTTTGGCTCAATGGCGGGTGAAGTGGTTAATTGAACATTCTACCTCGTATCAACTTTTGTGGTGTATTGACAGTTTTGTGCTCCGAAATCCGCCACTGCGCCAAGCGCCAAAACGTTATGCGTAATAATTGTTGACCGACAATTATCACTTTCTCTTATGACATTTATCATTATTCACTTGAATGATATCACCGATTTTTGATAAAAAATAAAATCAACATGGATCAGACACATATTCACTTACTGATAACCCACCTTCCAATTTTCGGTTCTATTTTGGGCGCACTTGTTTTAGCGCACGGACTTTGGACAAAAAGCAATCCAACAATAATTGCCGCTTACAATCTTTTCATAATTTCTGCAATTGGTGCAGGTATTGCCTACCTGACGGGTGAAGGAGCGGAAGAGGCGGTTGAAAAAATTCAAGGTGTTGCAGAAAACATGATTGAACAACACGAGGACTTTGCACTATTTGCCATAGTGTCGTTAATTATTTTAGGTGCTGCTTCTATTGGAGGATTACTCCTGACTATTAAAAAATCGAGGTTGACAAATACTATTGCCATTGTAATTCTGTTTATATCGCTGATTAGTTTCGGACTTGTTGCCCGGACAGGTTATTTGGGCGGACAAATAAGACACACCGAAATAAACAGCACAGCAACCACAACACAGGGACAGAATGAAGAGGGAGAGGATGATTAAATAATCACAATCTAATAATAACATCAACATGAAAAAAACACTTTTTTTATTTGGTTTAGCATTAACATTGTTAATTGCTTGCAAAAACACCACGAATCAACCCGAAAACCAAAATACAGAAACTGCACCAATCCAGGATACCGCTGTGAACAAACAGACAGGTAATCTGACAGACACTGCTCAAACAACAAAGGAGCAAGGGGAAAAGGAAGAGAAAGAAGAAAAGGATAAAGACGATTAGTTCCGAAAAACATGAATATTCCAACAGAAAGAATAGGTTTTAAAAAATTGCTTGGAATAGCATTTCTGCCTTTTGCATTTTGCTTCTTATATTCTCTCGCTGTCTTTACTTTGGAGGAATCGTTTGGTGACCACTTTTATTCCATTTCACCTCAAACAGGAAGCGTATTAGGAATTGCTGTTGCTTTCTTTTTAGGTTTCAGAATGAATTCTGCCTACGACAGATGGTGGGAAGCAAGAAAAAATATTGGCGAATTAACCTACAATAGCAGGACTTTTGCAGGTAAAGTGTGCACATATTTTTGCAATAAGGAAAATTTAAACAGTGAATTTAAAACTCAGAACTATATTATTGGCAAAACACTTTTAGAATTATTGTGTTTATATATTGTTCAGCTCAGAAAACAACTACACAATCTTTCCGATATTGACTCCAAAAGTATTGATATAGACAATAATTTATCTTTTATATCAACTGTAAAAAATAAACCTAATCATATTTTACAAACAATGAGCCAGAAGATTGAGAATTCAATTGGCAAAGAATGCTCAATGGAAAAATATGATTTGATGGTTCTGCTAAATAAATTCTATGAAATTCAAGGCAAATCAGAAAGAACAAAGAATACACCTTTCTTGAATATTTATAAAGCGTTTACTCGGTTAATAGTCATTTCTTATGTTTTACTTCTTCCTTTCTTTATGGGCGATATAGATTTAGGTGGAGAAAATAGTTATTGGGAATTATTGGCAATTCCGGTAACAACATTAATCGGCACAATATTTCTCACAATTAATAAATTATCAAATTTATTTGGTGATCCTTTCAGCCAAGCAGCTACTTCTTTCCCGTTGACAACGATTACCGAAAATATTTCAACAGAGGTCAATGATGTTATTAATTACTTCGACTTTCTGGCAACGGAAAATAAAGCAACAAACAAATAATTACTACGCATAACAGCAAGTTTGCGCTATGCGGGCAAAATCGTAAATTTGGTGTGCGGATTTTCTACGAGCATTTGTCTTGGCAGACAAATCCTTCTCCGAAACCCCGCACTTCGCAAGCCCGCGGAACGTTAGTGCTTATGCCGTTCTAACGGCTCCCTGAAATTCTAAGGAAATAATTTATAGATATCCTTTCTATTCGCGATTCGTGCAAACTGAACTACGTTTCCGTCCACAAAAATGCCAATCCGATAGTCTCCGATCCTTATTCGGTATGCATTCTTAAATCCGGCAAGTTTTTTTACTCCTGAAATTTCTGAAAGGGTAGAGGAAGATTCAACTTTTTCAATGGTCTTGGCGACCGAATCTTTAACATGTTTGACCTTAAGCTTGTCGAGATCTTTACTGAACCTCTCCAAAAACTCGACCTTCATTAGGACTTAAGCTTTTTCATAATAGAATCTCTGGACACCTTTTTGCTACGATCGGTCTGCTTCATTAGCATCGACATTCCAGCATCCTCAATTTGCTCTTTTTCCATGACGGTAGAGCTAAATCCAAGCTTTTTAAGAAGATCTGCCAGAAACCGAATTTCTGCTTGATTTTTTGGTGTAATAACGAGGGCTTTCATGGTTCTCTTGATGTACTACAAAGATAAGGAATTCCGGCACAAGCACTAACAGCGGTTTGGCTCCAGACCTTTTTTTGATTAATTTTAATGGCCCGGTCCACCTTCGCTAAAGCTTCGGTGGACGCGGTCGGCACGGCGCCAAACCGCAGAACGTTATAGGGCATTGTTAGACGACCGACAAACCATCGAAATATCGACAGACAAAATGAAAGACAGCCGACCCTTCGCAAAATTAAAAGAGGTGCTTTGCCAGCACACAAGCCGCCACAAAAGCACCACATTTAATTTTGCCCGACCGCTCCAAAAGCCCACCCACCACCCGACATGCAGACCGTTGACAATTTGACTGCAACTTTCAAGACAAAAACGGTTTAAAAACTTAACTTTACGACCTTAACGAATTGACAATATAAATGGCACATAGAGATTTATCAAAAGCTAAAAACGGAAAGAACGATGAGTTTTATACGCAATACCACGACATAGAAAAAGAAATGACCGCGTATAGAGACTTTAATCCAAATGTATTTCGTGGCAAAACCGTCTTGTTACCTTGTGACGACCCTGAG
This DNA window, taken from Bacteroidia bacterium, encodes the following:
- a CDS encoding type II toxin-antitoxin system RelE/ParE family toxin — its product is MKVEFLERFSKDLDKLKVKHVKDSVAKTIEKVESSSTLSEISGVKKLAGFKNAYRIRIGDYRIGIFVDGNVVQFARIANRKDIYKLFP